Proteins from a genomic interval of Verrucomicrobiales bacterium:
- a CDS encoding carbon starvation protein A, translating to MIASQRGEQTNSAYLLIAALCTYALGYRFYSKWIAAQVLTLNNRRATPCEVHEDGKDFVRTNKWIVFGHHFAAISGPGPLVGPVLAAQFGYLPGTLWILIGVVLGGAVQDFVILFGSMRRDGKSLAQMVREELNPTAGTIGLVAIVSIMIILLAVLALVVVNALAESPWGVFTVGATIPIALFMGGYLRFWRVGKVLEISVIGVLLLLVAVWGGQFVHEHPDWAKLFTLTREKLAWSIILYGLAASVLPVWLLLAPRDYLSTFMKLGTIVALALGVLLVLPDLQMPAVSKFVDGSGLVVPGALFPFCFITIACGAISGFHTLISSGITPKIITRENYTRPIGYGAMLLESLVAIMAMIAACTLDPGVYLSMNVTGSKAEVVQKVEASGLKWWAPDPAAPGKFTQSDVKVSIESMDSLAKEMGETTLFGRTGGAATLAVGMANIFSKVTQGRWLDLWYHFALMFEALFILTTLDAGTRVGRYLLQDSLGHLWKPLGDMRSIFANVVASLLVVSGWGFFLIAGVRDPDGGVKALWPIFGIANQLLASIALCLATTILLKMQLSAGAGSGRPRLALVTLIPLVWLLSVTMTAGYQKIFHDSPRIGFLAAIRAQDVKIAALEQQLSAMPSGAEGAGLAPLTKSLKDARTVRFNNRIDTVVTATFLLLVVAIVVISVREWVLLLARRRSAVLRETEPVWLSDSALVEPRAPSVLGVVALGCSLAKELSGEAAIDRAETRLVSCCVEPRKAGQPAEVAESESARSQAYRQALEEKYRKINRCC from the coding sequence ATGATCGCCTCGCAACGAGGGGAGCAGACCAACTCGGCCTACCTGCTCATTGCCGCCCTCTGCACCTATGCGTTGGGATACCGATTCTATTCCAAGTGGATTGCTGCGCAGGTTCTGACCTTGAACAACCGCCGGGCTACGCCCTGTGAAGTTCACGAGGACGGCAAAGATTTTGTCAGGACGAACAAGTGGATCGTCTTCGGGCATCATTTTGCCGCGATTTCGGGTCCCGGCCCGTTGGTGGGGCCGGTGTTGGCCGCTCAGTTTGGGTATCTGCCCGGGACCCTTTGGATTTTGATCGGCGTGGTGCTGGGAGGCGCGGTTCAGGACTTTGTCATTCTGTTCGGGTCGATGCGCCGCGATGGCAAGTCTCTGGCTCAGATGGTGCGAGAGGAATTGAATCCGACGGCGGGAACCATCGGATTGGTGGCGATCGTCTCGATCATGATCATCCTGCTGGCGGTGCTGGCGCTGGTGGTGGTGAATGCGCTGGCCGAGTCGCCCTGGGGGGTATTTACGGTGGGAGCCACGATTCCGATTGCGCTGTTCATGGGTGGATACCTGCGCTTTTGGCGTGTCGGGAAAGTTTTGGAAATCTCAGTCATCGGTGTTCTGCTGCTGTTGGTGGCGGTTTGGGGGGGGCAGTTTGTCCATGAGCATCCGGACTGGGCCAAGCTATTCACCCTAACTCGCGAGAAGTTGGCGTGGTCGATCATTCTCTATGGGTTAGCGGCCAGCGTTCTGCCGGTTTGGCTCCTGCTGGCACCGCGGGACTACCTGAGCACGTTCATGAAGCTCGGAACCATCGTCGCCTTGGCGCTGGGCGTGCTGCTGGTACTTCCGGATCTCCAAATGCCGGCTGTCAGCAAGTTCGTTGACGGATCGGGTTTGGTTGTTCCCGGGGCCCTCTTTCCTTTCTGTTTTATTACGATCGCGTGTGGAGCGATCAGCGGCTTCCACACCCTGATTTCCAGCGGTATCACTCCCAAGATCATTACTCGAGAAAACTACACTCGGCCCATCGGTTATGGGGCGATGCTGCTCGAGTCGCTCGTGGCGATCATGGCCATGATCGCGGCCTGCACGCTCGACCCCGGAGTCTACCTGAGCATGAACGTCACGGGCTCTAAGGCCGAGGTGGTGCAGAAGGTTGAAGCCTCGGGGCTGAAGTGGTGGGCGCCCGATCCCGCGGCTCCCGGCAAGTTCACGCAATCCGACGTGAAGGTATCCATTGAGTCGATGGACTCTTTGGCGAAAGAGATGGGAGAAACGACCCTGTTTGGGCGGACGGGTGGGGCGGCGACCCTGGCGGTGGGCATGGCCAATATTTTCTCCAAGGTGACCCAGGGGCGTTGGCTGGACCTGTGGTATCATTTTGCGCTGATGTTCGAGGCCCTCTTTATCCTCACCACTCTCGACGCCGGGACTCGGGTTGGGCGGTATCTCCTTCAGGACTCGCTGGGTCATCTGTGGAAGCCTTTGGGTGACATGAGAAGCATCTTTGCGAATGTGGTGGCCAGCTTATTGGTGGTGAGCGGGTGGGGCTTTTTTCTGATCGCGGGCGTGCGGGATCCTGATGGCGGGGTGAAGGCTCTGTGGCCGATCTTTGGAATCGCGAACCAGCTCCTGGCGAGCATCGCGCTCTGCCTGGCGACCACCATTCTGTTGAAGATGCAGCTTTCGGCCGGTGCGGGCTCCGGACGTCCCCGGTTGGCGCTGGTGACCCTGATTCCCTTGGTTTGGCTGCTGTCGGTCACCATGACCGCCGGCTATCAGAAGATTTTCCACGACAGTCCCCGTATCGGGTTCCTGGCTGCGATCCGAGCTCAGGATGTCAAAATCGCGGCTTTGGAGCAGCAGCTGTCCGCGATGCCGTCGGGCGCGGAGGGGGCGGGGTTGGCCCCGCTGACCAAGTCCTTAAAAGACGCCCGGACGGTTCGGTTTAACAATCGCATCGACACCGTGGTGACTGCGACCTTCCTGCTTTTGGTGGTGGCGATCGTGGTGATCAGCGTGCGTGAATGGGTATTGTTGCTGGCGCGCCGTCGATCGGCGGTGCTGCGTGAGACCGAGCCGGTCTGGCTTTCGGACTCGGCCTTGGTGGAGCCACGGGCTCCGAGTGTGTTGGGCGTTGTGGCTCTGGGTTGTTCCTTGGCGAAGGAGCTTTCAGGTGAGGCGGCGATCGATCGCGCGGAGACTCGGCTGGTGAGTTGCTGCGTGGAGCCCCGGAAAGCCGGCCAACCGGCGGAGGTAGCAGAATCAGAATCCGCCCGCTCTCAGGCTTACCGTCAAGCCCTGGAGGAGAAGTATCGTAAAATCAACCGCTGCTGCTAG
- a CDS encoding DUF1592 domain-containing protein — MIPVKKTVRQRLSRRALLVGLLAVLLKSGSQFGFGQNSAGLASDMPADFQPLLQRYCWECHDRDTAKARLSLEDTPARFEDPGLLDRWTRVFDKVAQLEMPPPDRPQPTLAERTTLLSGLGQNLAKASRERQLREGRSPLRRLTRTEYSHSVNDLLGIQVEVLDLLPEDNRVGGFDKVSRGIDMSAQHWLRYQQAAQRAMDAALPSSPPRSQQSRFTGREWFDQQLRVGGRLAELALRASVRVEGNSATLYAQSAFHPHLQIVAGLPQAPGRYRLRASLQARGNSGNPLPVLVFLSGYQPDADPTLQRIIDVKDIPETTARTVDLEIQVPHYSDRWKNQSIALVGWSLAQQRQPGALEAEAALNEKPGLTGPGLTLNWVEFEGPLDPFPTLAHRRVLGDQPLTNRRLEPRWNLKPSPATRPEPAERTSADQQSDPQRPATPDPVASDADRLVDRLASEILPQPLPGEALAAYRLYARRRLEQGDDLSQALKATGQAMLSSPHFLFRVENPGRLDGPAVAARLAAFLWNSVPDASLRTRAKLGQLTEPAQLRTEVERMLNDPRSWRFITDFAHQWLDLRNIHATTPDLMYGEFDSALLWSMPQETYGFLLTLLSENRSIDELVRSDWSYLNERLARHYGIQGVAGWELRKANLPAQAHRGGVITHASILKVTANGTSTSPVLRGKWILDRILGQPPSPPPADTPAIEPDIRGASTIREQLEKHRQLASCTRCHRWIDPPGFALETFDVIGGWREWYRVKSEVNGRAALPNYPHLKVWKGPLVEQGYRTAAGKPFTNIDDYRSLLLEDRDQIARSLIYKLIAYATGTEIQFADREVVEAMLRELRTQGYRFKDLIHAVTQSRMFLEK, encoded by the coding sequence GTGATACCCGTTAAGAAGACCGTTCGCCAGCGTCTCAGCAGAAGGGCGCTACTGGTCGGTCTGTTAGCGGTTCTCTTGAAGAGCGGCAGCCAGTTTGGCTTCGGTCAAAACTCCGCCGGCTTGGCCTCAGACATGCCCGCCGATTTCCAGCCACTGCTGCAAAGGTACTGCTGGGAATGTCATGACCGCGATACCGCCAAAGCCCGCCTTTCCCTGGAGGACACACCGGCAAGATTCGAGGATCCTGGGCTGCTGGACCGCTGGACTCGAGTCTTCGACAAGGTCGCCCAGCTCGAGATGCCGCCACCCGACCGGCCTCAACCGACGCTTGCTGAACGGACGACCCTGCTCTCCGGGCTCGGCCAAAATCTCGCCAAAGCCTCGCGCGAACGCCAACTCCGAGAAGGCAGGTCCCCGCTGCGTCGCTTGACTCGAACCGAGTACTCTCATTCCGTCAACGATCTGCTGGGAATCCAAGTGGAGGTGCTCGATCTCTTGCCGGAAGACAATCGTGTCGGCGGGTTCGACAAGGTCAGCCGTGGGATCGACATGTCAGCCCAGCATTGGCTGCGATACCAACAGGCCGCCCAACGAGCGATGGACGCCGCGCTTCCTTCAAGCCCACCGCGGTCTCAGCAGAGCCGATTCACGGGCCGCGAGTGGTTTGACCAGCAACTGCGTGTCGGAGGGCGTCTAGCCGAACTCGCCCTCAGAGCCTCGGTGCGAGTGGAGGGCAACTCGGCAACCCTCTATGCCCAGTCGGCCTTCCATCCCCATTTGCAAATCGTGGCCGGGCTCCCCCAAGCGCCAGGTCGCTACCGATTGCGCGCCTCGCTGCAAGCCCGAGGCAACAGCGGCAACCCTCTGCCCGTGCTCGTCTTCCTTTCCGGATACCAACCCGATGCCGACCCCACGCTCCAACGCATCATCGACGTGAAGGATATTCCGGAGACAACCGCTCGCACGGTGGATCTCGAGATCCAGGTCCCTCATTATTCGGACCGCTGGAAAAACCAATCGATCGCTCTGGTCGGCTGGTCACTTGCGCAGCAACGGCAACCAGGCGCCCTCGAAGCGGAAGCGGCGCTCAACGAAAAGCCCGGACTGACAGGACCCGGACTCACCCTAAATTGGGTGGAGTTCGAAGGACCTTTGGACCCCTTTCCTACCCTCGCACATCGGCGGGTGCTGGGAGATCAGCCGCTCACGAACCGGCGACTGGAGCCACGATGGAATCTCAAGCCCAGTCCCGCCACCCGACCTGAGCCGGCCGAGAGAACAAGTGCCGACCAGCAATCGGATCCGCAGCGCCCAGCGACCCCGGATCCCGTCGCATCGGACGCGGACCGTCTGGTCGATCGGCTGGCTTCTGAAATCCTGCCGCAACCTTTGCCCGGGGAAGCTCTCGCCGCGTACCGCCTCTATGCTCGCCGCCGACTGGAGCAGGGAGACGATCTGAGTCAGGCCCTGAAAGCGACCGGTCAGGCTATGCTCTCCTCTCCCCACTTCCTCTTCCGAGTAGAGAACCCGGGCCGTCTGGATGGTCCGGCTGTCGCCGCCCGATTGGCGGCCTTCCTGTGGAACTCCGTGCCGGACGCGTCCCTGCGGACCCGAGCGAAACTGGGTCAGCTCACGGAACCAGCCCAACTCCGCACGGAGGTCGAACGGATGCTGAACGACCCGCGATCGTGGCGCTTCATTACCGACTTCGCTCACCAATGGCTGGACTTGAGAAACATCCATGCCACCACTCCCGACTTGATGTACGGCGAGTTCGATTCCGCCCTGCTCTGGTCCATGCCGCAGGAGACCTACGGATTCCTGCTCACCCTCTTGTCAGAGAACCGATCCATCGATGAGCTGGTCCGTTCCGATTGGAGTTATCTCAACGAACGGCTGGCGAGACACTACGGAATCCAAGGCGTCGCCGGATGGGAACTCCGGAAGGCTAACCTGCCGGCCCAGGCGCATCGCGGAGGGGTCATCACCCACGCCTCCATCCTCAAGGTCACCGCCAACGGAACCAGCACATCGCCAGTGCTGCGAGGGAAATGGATTCTCGATCGAATTCTAGGTCAACCCCCTTCCCCTCCCCCGGCCGACACTCCGGCAATCGAGCCCGACATTCGAGGAGCTTCCACCATTCGCGAGCAACTTGAAAAGCATCGTCAGCTGGCCAGCTGCACCCGTTGCCACCGATGGATCGATCCTCCCGGGTTCGCGTTGGAGACCTTCGATGTGATCGGCGGTTGGCGCGAATGGTACCGCGTGAAGTCGGAAGTGAACGGCCGGGCGGCCCTCCCGAATTATCCTCATCTCAAGGTTTGGAAAGGTCCTTTGGTTGAGCAAGGCTACCGGACAGCCGCAGGCAAACCCTTCACCAACATCGATGACTACCGATCGCTGCTCCTGGAAGATCGGGATCAGATCGCCCGCAGTCTGATCTATAAGCTAATCGCCTACGCCACCGGGACCGAGATTCAGTTTGCCGATCGAGAAGTGGTCGAAGCGATGCTTCGCGAGCTGCGCACCCAGGGCTATCGGTTTAAGGACCTGATCCACGCCGTCACTCAGAGCCGAATGTTCTTGGAGAAGTAG
- a CDS encoding L-histidine N(alpha)-methyltransferase, with protein sequence MSSPHHSPVSVLIHPSQFPGAIEASLRESLRTREMNHKFHYDTPKQTQSWLRIHEAFSPARTDPACLQIYEQAFADTAARLQGARAIEIVSLGCGGGQKDAQFLRQLAASFPEARLRYVPVDVSSGLALTARAAAIEAGLAAEDTTPVVIDLAEAGDWMTSLGTALDPGSRRAVCFFGMLPNFVPESVLPSLASLLRPDDLLLLSANLAPGTDYATGVQQIMPLYDNLPTRDWLWSVLQDLGIERADGRMDFSIAQPTETSTLLRVESRVTFLRDCHIAFAGRQYDYATGEAFRLFFSYRHTPERLRTLLAGYRIQVAAYWTNPSGEEGVFACQK encoded by the coding sequence ATGTCGTCGCCCCACCACTCTCCAGTCAGTGTTTTGATCCATCCCAGTCAGTTCCCTGGAGCGATCGAAGCCTCGCTCCGCGAATCCCTGCGCACTCGGGAGATGAACCACAAGTTTCACTACGATACTCCCAAACAGACCCAGAGCTGGCTGAGAATCCACGAAGCCTTTTCGCCCGCCCGCACGGATCCTGCCTGCCTACAGATCTACGAGCAGGCCTTCGCCGACACCGCAGCTCGACTCCAGGGCGCGCGCGCGATTGAAATTGTCAGCCTGGGTTGTGGAGGCGGACAAAAGGACGCCCAATTCTTACGTCAGCTCGCCGCGTCATTCCCCGAAGCCCGATTGCGTTACGTTCCCGTCGATGTCAGCTCAGGACTGGCACTCACAGCTCGAGCCGCGGCGATTGAGGCCGGCCTGGCAGCAGAGGATACGACTCCAGTCGTCATCGATTTGGCGGAAGCCGGAGACTGGATGACATCCTTGGGAACGGCCCTGGATCCTGGGTCACGACGCGCTGTCTGCTTTTTCGGAATGCTGCCCAACTTCGTGCCCGAGTCCGTACTGCCCAGTCTGGCGAGCTTGCTTCGTCCAGACGACCTGCTGCTGCTGAGCGCGAACCTCGCCCCGGGTACTGATTACGCTACCGGCGTCCAGCAAATCATGCCGCTCTACGACAACCTCCCCACTCGCGATTGGCTATGGTCAGTGCTTCAGGACCTCGGGATCGAACGCGCGGACGGAAGAATGGATTTTTCCATCGCCCAACCCACCGAAACCTCCACTCTGCTGCGGGTCGAGTCGAGGGTCACATTCCTCCGCGACTGCCACATCGCCTTTGCAGGAAGACAATACGATTATGCAACGGGAGAAGCGTTTCGACTGTTCTTCTCCTACCGCCACACTCCCGAGCGGCTCCGAACCCTCTTAGCCGGGTATCGCATCCAAGTGGCAGCGTACTGGACCAATCCATCCGGAGAAGAAGGCGTGTTCGCCTGCCAAAAGTAA
- the nadD gene encoding nicotinate (nicotinamide) nucleotide adenylyltransferase: protein MNEGPSDIPNPPSSQSTPGIGLYGGSFDPIHLGHLLVAQAAWEELRLSRLFFIPAAQSPFKPMQPPTPASERLRLLRLALAGGTGYEIDDQETRRGGISYTIDTVRDYGRRFPGHLLYYLIGADHVSTLPKWREAGALAEAVTFVVIPRPGEPPHVPPSPFRFHSLAGFPLGVSSSQIRERVRTGKSIRHLVPETVAEAIRNNRLYL, encoded by the coding sequence ATGAACGAAGGCCCCTCAGATATACCCAACCCACCGTCGTCCCAGTCCACACCGGGGATCGGCCTTTATGGTGGGTCCTTTGATCCGATTCACCTGGGTCATCTTTTGGTGGCGCAGGCCGCCTGGGAGGAGCTACGGCTGTCACGGTTGTTCTTCATTCCGGCCGCGCAGTCTCCCTTCAAGCCGATGCAGCCTCCCACTCCAGCCTCGGAGCGCCTGCGCTTGCTGCGGCTGGCTTTGGCGGGAGGAACAGGCTACGAAATTGATGATCAGGAGACGCGCCGAGGAGGGATTTCCTACACCATCGATACCGTTCGTGACTATGGTCGGCGGTTTCCCGGCCACCTCCTGTATTACCTGATTGGGGCGGATCATGTCTCGACCCTGCCCAAATGGCGGGAAGCGGGGGCGTTGGCGGAGGCGGTGACTTTTGTCGTGATCCCCCGGCCTGGTGAGCCGCCGCATGTGCCGCCGTCGCCCTTCCGGTTTCACTCCCTGGCCGGGTTCCCTTTGGGAGTCTCTTCCTCCCAAATCCGCGAGCGTGTCCGGACCGGCAAGTCCATCCGCCATCTGGTCCCTGAGACCGTGGCGGAAGCGATTCGCAACAATCGTCTTTATCTTTAG
- the rsfS gene encoding ribosome silencing factor, translated as MDAKKLALLCRDLADNKKAEDIVILNVRELSSIADYFVICSGTSEPHLRAIVEEISSGLEAGHGVEPRAKDGSLSSGWLVLDLFDVIVHVMHRDSRLRFDLENLWGDAPRLKVKKPRKKAD; from the coding sequence ATGGATGCAAAGAAACTGGCCCTGCTGTGCCGCGACCTGGCAGATAATAAAAAGGCCGAAGATATCGTGATTTTGAACGTTCGGGAGTTGTCCTCGATCGCCGACTATTTTGTGATCTGCTCGGGGACGAGTGAGCCGCATTTGCGTGCGATCGTGGAAGAGATCAGCTCGGGACTGGAGGCGGGGCATGGTGTGGAGCCTCGCGCCAAGGACGGCAGCCTATCCAGCGGCTGGCTGGTGCTGGACCTTTTCGACGTCATTGTTCATGTCATGCACCGGGATTCCCGGTTGCGTTTTGACCTGGAAAACTTGTGGGGAGACGCTCCCCGTCTGAAGGTGAAAAAGCCCCGCAAGAAGGCGGATTAG
- a CDS encoding TonB-dependent receptor, which produces MSLVLVASLWLTGAWPRSVWAAPSGPGPGAGSPTNGVVVLSIEGEKAQVAISRSGSSSWDPAYVGQVLQPGDRGRTGPDSRLSLRLSDLSFLRISERSEFTIKQPPSSDQTYGMALWKGLLYLFHRDKPGSTRIDSRTASAATRGTEFVVAVDEASQQMTLTVLAGAGELTNDQGSVEVPAGERGGAALGGKPERLPRVEANNVIQWVLYYPGILDVGELPLAPEEARLLQGSLEAYRKGDLSEAFRAYPKGAALASEASRVYRAALHLSLGQVDAAEAALRDIGREGGSSVGAVESKLAEALRRVVVAVRNPAKIESRGDEQSESATVAMALSYEQQALRDLPAALKAARKAVERRPEFGFGWARVAELEFGFARASAAREALEQALRLSPQNAQAVALSGFVAMAEYRWSAARAQFERAISLDGGLANAWLGRGLLRIQAGDVAAGREDLQMAASLEPQRGILRSYLAKAWQESNDLPHAREELALAKALDPRDPTAWLYSALLNQSHHRLNEAVRDLEQSQVLNDNRAVYRSELLLDRDRAVRSANLAALYADTGLFDVGLAEASRAISSDYADYSAHLFLANSYNRLRDPHQINTRLESPWLSEYLIANLLAPAGAGTLSQTVSDQEYSRFFERDGFGLVSKTDYLSRGDWLESAAHYGRFARMSYAIETSYRSERGQRPNEDFTSHLVDVQFKQDFSARDSLYVQALYYDAESGDLTPYYNPAQSFSKLRVQEKQEPIVLAGYRHEWAPGVQTLFLAGRLHDHRSFDLPDAPSYVLLESGLGTPVGLPVVLDQSYQSRAVIYTAELQQIVQKADHTYVFGGRAQLGGFDSENRYSGLTAGSGFPQLPVEPSTRSDADFERFSTYVYDHWQWSPRWLAVAGLTYDHIRYPLNHRFAPLAAGEQTQDQVSPKLGLIWTPRSDTTLRAAFSRSLGGVAFDQSFQLEPSQIVGFNQVFRSLMPESVADANSASEFQIGALAIEHRVSSNTWVGLIGEWLTSEVDRTTGAWNFFDVTASPLPSMRVREHLNYEERSLTAYAYQLLGQEWSLGGRYRLSHAELDLAHPDLPSTAFPVPPFGSPATSALLHQLRLFLQFQHPGGFFSSVEALWHRQQNFDYTPDLPGDQFWQLNVYAGYRWPNRRAEVRLGLLNVTGQDYRLNSLNLTDTLPRERTLALTLKLNF; this is translated from the coding sequence ATGAGCCTTGTCCTGGTGGCGAGCCTTTGGCTCACCGGGGCGTGGCCCCGCTCCGTCTGGGCAGCGCCATCCGGCCCTGGCCCCGGAGCTGGATCTCCAACCAACGGGGTCGTGGTCTTATCCATCGAGGGCGAGAAGGCGCAGGTCGCGATTTCGCGCTCGGGCTCATCTTCCTGGGACCCGGCGTATGTGGGGCAGGTGCTCCAACCGGGCGATCGCGGACGCACAGGCCCGGACAGCCGTCTCTCGCTTCGTCTCTCGGACTTGAGCTTTCTCCGGATCAGTGAGCGCAGCGAGTTCACCATCAAGCAGCCACCTTCCTCGGACCAGACGTATGGAATGGCGCTCTGGAAAGGGCTTCTCTATCTGTTTCATCGCGACAAACCAGGCTCCACCCGAATCGATTCTCGCACCGCGTCGGCCGCCACCCGGGGAACGGAGTTCGTGGTGGCGGTGGATGAGGCCAGCCAGCAAATGACCCTGACGGTCTTGGCCGGCGCAGGGGAGCTGACCAATGATCAGGGGTCGGTAGAGGTTCCGGCTGGAGAACGCGGAGGAGCTGCCTTGGGTGGCAAGCCTGAGCGACTTCCGCGCGTGGAGGCCAACAACGTGATTCAGTGGGTGTTGTATTATCCCGGCATCCTGGATGTTGGAGAACTCCCGCTGGCCCCTGAAGAGGCCCGCCTCCTGCAAGGCTCGTTGGAAGCGTATCGAAAGGGTGATCTTTCCGAAGCGTTCCGCGCTTATCCCAAGGGGGCGGCGCTGGCAAGCGAGGCCTCACGAGTGTATCGGGCGGCGCTCCATCTGTCCCTGGGCCAGGTGGACGCGGCCGAAGCCGCGCTCCGGGACATCGGCCGGGAGGGCGGCTCCAGCGTCGGAGCGGTTGAGTCGAAGCTGGCTGAGGCGCTGCGACGGGTGGTGGTGGCAGTTCGTAATCCGGCCAAGATCGAATCGCGCGGGGATGAGCAGTCGGAGTCGGCGACCGTCGCCATGGCGCTGTCGTATGAGCAGCAAGCTTTGCGCGACCTGCCCGCAGCGTTGAAAGCGGCGAGGAAAGCCGTCGAAAGGCGGCCGGAGTTCGGGTTCGGGTGGGCTCGCGTGGCGGAGTTGGAATTCGGGTTCGCCCGAGCTTCCGCGGCCAGGGAAGCCCTGGAACAGGCTTTGAGGTTGAGCCCTCAGAATGCTCAGGCGGTAGCGTTGAGCGGATTTGTGGCGATGGCCGAGTACCGTTGGAGTGCGGCGCGCGCGCAGTTCGAGCGGGCCATCTCCCTGGACGGCGGACTGGCCAACGCCTGGCTCGGGCGCGGATTGCTTCGAATTCAGGCGGGTGACGTGGCGGCGGGGCGTGAGGATCTACAGATGGCGGCATCCCTGGAACCGCAGCGAGGAATTCTGCGGAGCTACCTGGCCAAGGCATGGCAGGAATCAAACGACCTGCCGCATGCGCGGGAGGAGCTGGCGTTGGCCAAGGCGCTGGATCCCCGGGACCCGACGGCGTGGCTGTATTCCGCGCTGTTGAATCAATCCCACCATCGCTTGAACGAGGCCGTCCGCGATTTGGAGCAGTCCCAGGTTCTGAACGACAACCGGGCTGTCTACCGTTCGGAGCTGCTCCTGGATCGGGACCGGGCGGTGCGGAGTGCCAACCTAGCGGCCCTCTACGCGGACACGGGGCTCTTCGACGTCGGTCTGGCGGAGGCATCGAGGGCCATTTCGAGCGATTACGCGGACTACTCCGCACATCTCTTTCTCGCCAACTCCTACAATCGCCTGCGGGATCCCCACCAGATCAACACGCGCTTGGAAAGCCCCTGGCTCAGCGAATATCTCATCGCTAACCTGCTCGCTCCAGCGGGCGCGGGAACGCTCTCTCAGACAGTTTCCGATCAGGAGTATTCCCGGTTCTTTGAGCGAGATGGCTTCGGCTTGGTGTCCAAAACGGATTATCTGAGTCGGGGCGATTGGCTGGAGAGCGCGGCGCATTATGGACGTTTCGCGCGAATGAGCTACGCGATTGAGACCAGCTACCGGTCCGAGCGGGGGCAAAGACCGAACGAGGACTTTACCAGCCATTTGGTCGATGTGCAGTTCAAGCAGGACTTCTCTGCGCGGGACAGCCTCTACGTTCAGGCCCTCTATTATGACGCGGAGTCGGGGGACCTTACCCCTTACTACAACCCGGCCCAATCCTTCAGCAAACTGCGGGTGCAGGAGAAGCAGGAGCCTATCGTGTTGGCGGGATATCGTCACGAATGGGCTCCGGGCGTTCAGACGCTATTTCTCGCGGGGCGGCTCCATGACCATCGCAGTTTCGATCTTCCCGATGCGCCCAGCTACGTGCTGCTGGAGAGCGGTCTGGGAACTCCGGTGGGCCTGCCGGTGGTCCTGGACCAGAGCTATCAGAGTCGAGCGGTGATCTACACCGCCGAGCTGCAGCAGATCGTTCAGAAAGCTGATCACACCTATGTTTTCGGCGGGCGGGCTCAGTTGGGCGGATTCGATTCGGAGAACCGTTACTCCGGGTTGACCGCCGGCTCGGGTTTTCCGCAGCTGCCAGTGGAGCCATCGACGCGTTCGGATGCCGATTTCGAGCGCTTCAGCACCTACGTTTACGATCACTGGCAATGGAGTCCAAGGTGGTTGGCGGTGGCCGGACTGACCTATGACCACATTCGATACCCTTTGAATCATCGATTCGCGCCGTTGGCGGCCGGCGAGCAGACTCAGGACCAGGTTTCGCCGAAGCTGGGCCTGATTTGGACGCCGCGCTCGGACACGACCCTGCGGGCTGCGTTTTCGCGATCGTTGGGTGGAGTGGCATTTGACCAGAGCTTTCAGTTGGAGCCGTCGCAAATCGTCGGCTTCAATCAAGTTTTTCGCAGTCTGATGCCTGAGTCGGTGGCGGATGCCAACAGCGCCTCGGAGTTTCAGATCGGTGCCTTGGCGATTGAACATCGGGTCAGCTCGAATACCTGGGTGGGACTGATTGGTGAGTGGCTCACCTCGGAGGTGGATCGCACCACGGGCGCGTGGAACTTTTTCGACGTCACCGCGAGCCCGCTGCCGTCCATGCGCGTTCGGGAGCACTTGAACTATGAGGAGCGATCCCTCACCGCCTACGCCTATCAGCTGCTAGGTCAGGAGTGGTCCTTGGGAGGGCGGTATCGGTTGAGCCATGCGGAGTTGGATCTCGCCCATCCGGATTTGCCTTCCACCGCGTTTCCGGTCCCTCCCTTCGGATCGCCGGCGACGTCTGCGCTCCTTCATCAGTTGCGCCTGTTTCTTCAGTTTCAGCATCCGGGAGGATTCTTCTCGTCGGTGGAGGCTCTCTGGCATCGGCAACAGAATTTCGATTACACCCCAGACTTGCCCGGGGATCAGTTCTGGCAACTCAACGTCTATGCGGGGTATCGATGGCCTAACCGGCGGGCGGAGGTTCGGCTGGGGCTGCTGAATGTTACCGGTCAGGACTATCGGTTGAACTCGTTGAACCTGACGGACACCCTTCCTCGCGAACGCACGCTGGCGCTCACCTTAAAGCTGAACTTCTGA
- a CDS encoding PUR family DNA/RNA-binding protein has translation MANDAASSYGQSSYGNAGPRPPANEETLKTEKVQIERKTFVLSLKQNPRGRFLRITEDVNGRRDTIIVPATGLAEFKKLVDEMVKANG, from the coding sequence ATGGCTAATGACGCTGCTAGTTCCTATGGGCAGTCTTCCTACGGCAACGCGGGACCCCGTCCCCCTGCCAATGAGGAAACGCTAAAGACGGAAAAGGTACAGATCGAGCGGAAGACGTTCGTCCTGTCCTTGAAGCAAAATCCCCGCGGACGATTCCTCCGAATCACCGAGGACGTCAACGGCCGCAGGGATACCATCATCGTCCCGGCGACCGGCCTGGCCGAGTTCAAGAAGCTGGTCGATGAAATGGTGAAAGCTAACGGCTAA